TGGGTTGGGGTCAGGGATGGGGCCCAGGGTGGAGCACCGTGAATGTCCTTACAGGCTCAGCCCTCAGGGAGAGGGGCGAAGTGTGGATCTTTGATAAAATGCCACTTTCGATTTACTGAACACTTGCCAAGTGCCAGGCTGAATTGGTCAAGTAGGCTTgattagcctcattttacagatgaggaaacatgaGCTGACTGGGAAAGGAACCACCCAGCCTCAGCCAGATTTGCACCAAGAGCCCCTCACTCAGCTTCCTCTCCTGACCAGGGCTCCAGGAGACCTGACTCTGCCCTTGAGGGCCCAGGCAGGCACTGCGGTCACAACCTGATGACTGGTGAGGGCAAGGACAGGGTGTCCCTGGGAGAGGCCCCCCTTCTGCTGAGGAAGCAGCTTTTCCAGTCAAACAATAGCGCTGTTACTGGCAGATGACCAAgctgggccaggccaggccagagcgggagggggcaggagagggaggagcagAGCCTCCCTGGGAGCTTTCAGGCTTCGCCTGGGCCTGGAACATCCTGTCCTGGTGCAGCTGGGGATACTGAGGCCTAGGGAGGTGAAGGGTCTCAAGAGACTATCAGGGTAGGCCACCGCacttcctgcctccttcccctcAGCCCTGTGGTTTCCCACTCTATCTGCACCTGCCATTGATGAGATGGGCTCAGCCTTTGAGAAGCTCCTCCTTCCCCTAGTCCTCCAGGGGATAGGCCAGGATGTGGTGGCTACACAGTGTTCCACAGGAATGTGTCAAGCCCGAGAGTCCAGGGAGGAGGCTTAGCTTGGCTTCTATCTGCCTGTGGTGGGGGCTCCAGAGCAGGCAGAGGGCCTGCTCAGGCCTGCTGGGTCCCAATCAGGCCTGAGGCCTGCTTTAATCTACTTGGTTCAAAGCCTCACATCTGAGGCCTCAGGGTGCTCGGGGCAGACAAGGGTCCCCTGGAGCATTCTCGGCCCTGCATGGAGCCAACATGGACATGCTGATGCCTGCTCAGCCTTGGGGTCTTCTTAGACCTGTGGGGGCCTGATAAGATCTGGGGTGTCTGCCAGTGCCGGGGGCCTCCTTGAACCTGAAGCAAGTTTAGATGTGCACAGGCCAGCTAACGGCTGCAGGCTTTGGGGCTCAAGTTTCAGGCTTGAGGTCTGAGTACTCACTGAACCTCAGCTGCATGGGCCTCCCCCACCAAAGTTTGAGCACTGGGCATCACTGGCTCAAGcacttttgggttttgtttgtatCGAGGGACCTCAAGTCTTAGGCCTTGGCCACCTCCAGCCCCCTAACCCAAAGTATGTCGCTCAGCAGAGGTGGCTAGAATTCTATCTCTGTGTGTCCCTGGTGGGGAGCCTTCTATTTTGAAAGTTGGATGAAAGGAACAAGTGGGGCTACCAGGCCAAGTTTCAACTTGGCAGCCCCCTCGCAAGCGGGGAAGGGTAGGTATCAATCGCAATCATTTGCTGGCGGCCCTGCCCCCTGCAGCCATCAGAGGCAGGAGAGCGAAAGGAGAGCGAAAGGTGCCCGGTGGACGGCCGCTGCAAAGCCGACCTATGCCTGTCATCGCTTCAGGGGTTTGGGGGCAGCGTTCTGGTCCCAGCCGAGCTCCAGTTCGTTTCGTGGTCCTTCTGTCTCAAGGACCTCAATCATAAAACCCACGTGTGTGCCAGAAGGACAGAAACGTCCCCTAGCCTCCGGGATGCTCCCACCCGCTCCGCAGCCGGCGTTCCGCGGGAAGGGCGGAGCCCAGGGAGGGGGCGCGTCAGGGGCGGGACCTGGAGGAGTCAGACGGGGTGGGGTCTATCCTCGAGCCAGTGCTAAAAAAGGCGGAGCCGTTCGGGGCGGTCTCGGTGGGCTGGAAAGCGGTTCTGGTATTAGGAGGAGGCGTGACCACCCAATAGTCTTCTCTTCCCGCGGGGCGTGGCCGTCAAAGAGCTGGACGCCGCGCCTGGCTGGGCGGGTGGGTCAGCCGCGTAGCGGGCGGCGTGGACGCGGCCGCGCAGCGGCTCCTTTAAGGCTCGGGCACCACCCCCGCCGCCCCGCCTCCCGCGCGGCCTGGGTCTAGTTGGCGGTGGGGTCGGGTCCGCGCGAGCCGCGATGGAGCTGCACATCCTAGAACACCGGGTGCGGGTGCTGAGCGTCGCCCGTCGGGGTCTCTGGCTCTACACCCACCCGCTCATCAAGCTGCTCTTCCTGCCCCACCGCAGCCGGTGCGCGCCCGGGTTCGGGAGCGCAGATGGGGGCTGGGGGCTCTGCTGTCGCTCGGGGCCAGGGTCGGAGGATTAGGATCGCCgtaaggcaggcaggcaggggggCGGGAGCGGGTGGGGAGGGCTCTCCCCTTCCGGCCGCCATCCGGCCTGGGGGACCACAGCCTATCCGGCCCCGTGAGGCCCCCTCCAAGGGGCAAAGCGCAAACAGCCTGGGATGGGCAATGCTTAACTCAGTGGTGTCAAATGTGGGCATTCCTACCTGGTCACTCCGGGGAGCTCCTTCCAGGACACCTCCCTTCAGGTCAGAGGGGCTGGACTAGGGGGTCCAAGGTCCGACGCCCCTAAGGCTGTCGCCGCGGGTGTGAACCTCTCCTCCCTCGAGGAGTAGAGGGGTGGAAGGCCCCTGGAGAGGTCGGGAGGCCGGAAAGTAGCCCCCAACCCCGGAGATGGGCCTAACATCCCATTGCCCTGGAAATTAAAGGCCGAGGGGGCAGGAAGGCGCTGGCCCGGGGTCGCAGGGGTGTCTCGGGGCAGTTGGAGAGAAATCCACTCCCGATCCCCAGTTCTCCACACGAAACTGAAgatgctccccacccccaaccaggTGCAAGTTCTTCAGCCTGACGGAGACCCCTGAGGATTACACGCTTATGGTGGATGAGGAGGGCTTTAAAGGTGGGGGCTGGTCTGGGGAACGGGAGTACGGGAGGGGCTTGTCGCACTCCCCTTCTGTAGGGTTCTCACCAGTTGCTGGGATCCGTACCAAGAGCTTAAGCCTTAAAAGCAGATGTGTCAGGGTTCGAATCCTACTCCACCACTCCTTGGCTGTGTGCCCTTGAGCAaatcacttcccctctctgagctgtTTTCTCTTATGTAAAATGGGTCTAGTTCTGGTTCTGATAAACAGGGTCCCATGAGGGCTTTATAAACTCAAAACCGCTGAAGGGCACTCAGCAGTCAGGCCTGCAGAAGGGCCTCTGTTATGGTTCCAGGCAAGTGCTGCTGTTAGAAGTCCCTGGGTATTATTTCCTCCTGGTCTTATCTCCCTGGTTTGGGTCACCTCCTCCCCTGCTGGTCTGGGAACTCCAGGAGTCTGAGGGAAGGAATGCAGGAGTAGGCAGCCATCTCAGGGGAGGGTCCTGGAGGCCTCCTGGCTGTGCTGGGGTGAATAGCAGCCACCCAGGCCCTGGCCCCTGCTCAGCACTGGACGCCAGCCTGGGCCCTCCCTGGGCCCTGGAGCTGAcgcccagctcctcctcctgctgctggcCCGGCCCATCCTCACAGGCTTGGAGTCTCAGGCGAGCTAGTTGGAGCTTGGCCTGTCCCCCTGCTCCACGGCAGGCCTTAGTTTCCCTGTTTTTACTTCAGGGAAGTCTGGGTCTGCAAAAGGGGGAAGGCAGTCCCCCAGCCAACCTGATCTGCGAATGCCCCCTGGTGGTGCCGTGTGGTATAAAGCTTCTGCTAACCCACAGAAGACACGGTAGTGAGGTAGATATTGtcgtcccattttacagatgaggaaactgagactcaaatcACCTGCCCCAGGTCACAAGACAAATTaacaaagctgggatttgaacccaggtctgtctgaatCTGGACCTCTGATCTTAAGTGGGAAGTTTCTATGCCACCAGGCCAGCACTTGAAGCCTTTCTCAGTCTTTGCAAACATAGGGACTTCAGGAGCAGAGCTGGGGGGAGACAgtcccagcctccagacctgCCCTTACCTTGATGGAGCCCtccgaggcacagagagggaaactgaggctcagagaggggcagGGGCCAGCCTTGCAGACCCTGACCTGACATGTCCCCTGCCCACAGAGCTGCCCCCATCTGAGTTTCTGCAAGTAGCGGAGGCCACATGGCTGGTGCTGAACGTGTCGTCTCACAGCGGTGCGGCAGTGCAGGCTGCTGGGGTCACCAAGATCGCCCGCTCGGTCATCGCGCCACTGGCCGAGCACCACGTGTCTGTGCTGATGCTGTCCACTTACCAGACGGACTTCATCCTGGTGAGTTTCCTGCTAGTGCTGATGCAGAGCAGGGTGGATATAGGTACCTGGGAGCCCATGTGATGTGCCATCTGCTGTGGCCCAGGTGCGGGAGCAGGACCTGTCCGTAGTGATCCACACGctggcccaggagttcgacattTACCGCGAGGTGGGCGGAGAGCCTGTGCCTGTGACGAGGGATGATTCCAGTAATGGCTTTCCCCGCAGTCAGCATGGTGAGGGCCGCCCTCTGACACCTGGACTTGGGCAGGGCCTCCTCTTCCCACTGGATCTCTTCCCTTGTAGGCCGCAATGGGGCAGGAGGACCCTGGCCAGTTCCTGGATAGCAAGACCCGCCCCGGGCCCACGCCTCTCCCTGACTGGCCACCAGGGGGCGCCCCAGCCCACGGACACCTTTTCACCTGCTGCTGTCCTCCAGCAGGGCCCAGCCCCACGGTGCATCCCATCCAGAGCCCACAGAACCGCTTCTGTGTCCTCACACTGGACCCTGAGACGCTTCCAGCCATCGCTACCACCCTCATAGATGTCCTCTTCTACTCACACAGGTGGACCTTGGAACTTAATCTTTGTCCTCACGCCACTGTTCCCTACACTCTGTCCCCCCACCTTCTGCCCATCCATCAGTTTTGCAACTCTCCCTTGTCCTCTCTTGGGATTCCTGGCAGCCCATGACACTCACTTGTGCTTCACTGATGTTCGGGGAAGGTTCTTGCCCCAAAGCTGGATCCCTTTCCAGTGGTGTCCTCTGAGCCGTGCCCTGGTCTGGCCCGCTAACCGTGGGGTCCTTTGTTTTTGGCACAGGCTGGGTTCATTGTCCTTCCCTGTCCCCACCCACACCTTCCAGAGGGCTGGACCCTTGGGCGGGTAGCAGAGACAGCAGAGCCTGCCCAGGCCACCATGCCAGCTCCTTCTCAGGGTTCTGGAGGCTGATCGGGGTCCTCCAGCAGGGGCAGTAGGCTGGGTGCCTGGCAGAGCCCCTAAACCTCCCATCCCTCCCCAGCACCCCCAAGGAGGCAGCCTCTAGCAGTCCTGAACCCAGCTCCATCACGTTCTTTGCCTTCTCCCTCATCGAGGGTTATATCTCCATTGTCATGGATgctgaaacacagaaaaagtagGTGACCCCTGACCCCGGGtgggccccaggccccagccagtccaggcagggaggaggtggggcATCAGACTTTGAGGTCAGCAGGTGTACCTGTCCCAGAGCTCATGGTCAGGCAGGGGTGGATGGGGGTGCCCTGCCCATCACCCATCTCCCTCCCCAGGTTCCCCAGTGACCTGCTGCTGACCAGCTCCTCAGGGGAGCTGTGGAGGATGGTGCGCATCGGCGGACAGCCCCTGGGCTTTGGTGAGGGCCGTTCCCGGTGTTGGGGGGTTGGGGAGTGTCTGGGGAGCAACCGGCATGTGCCACATGTGCCCCTCCTCCACCACCCTCAGATGAATGTGGCATCGTGGCGCAGATCGCGGGTCCCCTGGCAGCTGCTGACATCTCTGCCTACTACATCAGCACCTTCAACTTCGACCACGCCCTGGTGAGcaccaggggctggggctggggagctCCTGAGGGGAGAGTGAGGCCCAGAAATGTGGGCGGCTGGAGGTGGTCTCAGCTGGGCCAGGAAGTCAGGGGTGGCCTTGGTCAGCTTCTGCCTTGACCCTTCCCTCCTGCCCACCTGCCCTCAGGTGCCCGAGGACGGTATCGGCAGCGTCATCGAGGTCCTCCAGCGGCGGCAGGAAGGACTGGCTTCCTGAGTCCCGTGGGGAACAGAGCAGCCACCCTGCTCT
This window of the Rhinopithecus roxellana isolate Shanxi Qingling chromosome 13, ASM756505v1, whole genome shotgun sequence genome carries:
- the CASTOR1 gene encoding cytosolic arginine sensor for mTORC1 subunit 1 isoform X1, with translation MELHILEHRVRVLSVARRGLWLYTHPLIKLLFLPHRSRCKFFSLTETPEDYTLMVDEEGFKELPPSEFLQVAEATWLVLNVSSHSGAAVQAAGVTKIARSVIAPLAEHHVSVLMLSTYQTDFILVREQDLSVVIHTLAQEFDIYREAAMGQEDPGQFLDSKTRPGPTPLPDWPPGGAPAHGHLFTCCCPPAGPSPTVHPIQSPQNRFCVLTLDPETLPAIATTLIDVLFYSHSTPKEAASSSPEPSSITFFAFSLIEGYISIVMDAETQKKFPSDLLLTSSSGELWRMVRIGGQPLGFDECGIVAQIAGPLAAADISAYYISTFNFDHALVPEDGIGSVIEVLQRRQEGLAS
- the CASTOR1 gene encoding cytosolic arginine sensor for mTORC1 subunit 1 isoform X5 gives rise to the protein MELHILEHRVRVLSVARRGLWLYTHPLIKLLFLPHRSRCKFFSLTETPEDYTLMVDEEGFKELPPSEFLQVAEATWLVLNVSSHSGAAVQAAGVTKIARSVIAPLAEHHVSVLMLSTYQTDFILVREQDLSVVIHTLAQEFDIYREAAMGQEDPGQFLDSKTRPGPTPLPDWPPGGAPAHGHLFTCCCPPAGPSPTVHPIQSPQNRFCVLTLDPETLPAIATTLIDVLFYSHRFPSDLLLTSSSGELWRMVRIGGQPLGFDECGIVAQIAGPLAAADISAYYISTFNFDHALVPEDGIGSVIEVLQRRQEGLAS
- the CASTOR1 gene encoding cytosolic arginine sensor for mTORC1 subunit 1 isoform X3 — protein: MELHILEHRVRVLSVARRGLWLYTHPLIKLLFLPHRSRCKFFSLTETPEDYTLMVDEEGFKELPPSEFLQVAEATWLVLNVSSHSGAAVQAAGVTKIARSVIAPLAEHHVSVLMLSTYQTDFILAAMGQEDPGQFLDSKTRPGPTPLPDWPPGGAPAHGHLFTCCCPPAGPSPTVHPIQSPQNRFCVLTLDPETLPAIATTLIDVLFYSHSTPKEAASSSPEPSSITFFAFSLIEGYISIVMDAETQKKFPSDLLLTSSSGELWRMVRIGGQPLGFDECGIVAQIAGPLAAADISAYYISTFNFDHALVPEDGIGSVIEVLQRRQEGLAS
- the CASTOR1 gene encoding cytosolic arginine sensor for mTORC1 subunit 1 isoform X7; this translates as MELHILEHRVRVLSVARRGLWLYTHPLIKLLFLPHRSRCKFFSLTETPEDYTLMVDEEGFKELPPSEFLQVAEATWLVLNVSSHSGAAVQAAGVTKIARSVIAPLAEHHVSVLMLSTYQTDFILVREQDLSVVIHTLAQEFDIYREVGGEPVPVTRDDSSNGFPRSQHGPSPTVHPIQSPQNRFCVLTLDPETLPAIATTLIDVLFYSHRFPSDLLLTSSSGELWRMVRIGGQPLGFDECGIVAQIAGPLAAADISAYYISTFNFDHALVPEDGIGSVIEVLQRRQEGLAS
- the CASTOR1 gene encoding cytosolic arginine sensor for mTORC1 subunit 1 isoform X6 yields the protein MELHILEHRVRVLSVARRGLWLYTHPLIKLLFLPHRSRCKFFSLTETPEDYTLMVDEEGFKELPPSEFLQVAEATWLVLNVSSHSGAAVQAAGVTKIARSVIAPLAEHHVSVLMLSTYQTDFILVREQDLSVVIHTLAQEFDIYREVGGEPVPVTRDDSSNGFPRSQHAGPSPTVHPIQSPQNRFCVLTLDPETLPAIATTLIDVLFYSHRFPSDLLLTSSSGELWRMVRIGGQPLGFDECGIVAQIAGPLAAADISAYYISTFNFDHALVPEDGIGSVIEVLQRRQEGLAS
- the CASTOR1 gene encoding cytosolic arginine sensor for mTORC1 subunit 1 isoform X2; amino-acid sequence: MELHILEHRVRVLSVARRGLWLYTHPLIKLLFLPHRSRCKFFSLTETPEDYTLMVDEEGFKELPPSEFLQVAEATWLVLNVSSHSGAAVQAAGVTKIARSVIAPLAEHHVSVLMLSTYQTDFILVREQDLSVVIHTLAQEFDIYREVGGEPVPVTRDDSSNGFPRSQHAGPSPTVHPIQSPQNRFCVLTLDPETLPAIATTLIDVLFYSHSTPKEAASSSPEPSSITFFAFSLIEGYISIVMDAETQKKFPSDLLLTSSSGELWRMVRIGGQPLGFDECGIVAQIAGPLAAADISAYYISTFNFDHALVPEDGIGSVIEVLQRRQEGLAS
- the CASTOR1 gene encoding cytosolic arginine sensor for mTORC1 subunit 1 isoform X4 codes for the protein MELHILEHRVRVLSVARRGLWLYTHPLIKLLFLPHRSRCKFFSLTETPEDYTLMVDEEGFKELPPSEFLQVAEATWLVLNVSSHSGAAVQAAGVTKIARSVIAPLAEHHVSVLMLSTYQTDFILVREQDLSVVIHTLAQEFDIYREVGGEPVPVTRDDSSNGFPRSQHGPSPTVHPIQSPQNRFCVLTLDPETLPAIATTLIDVLFYSHSTPKEAASSSPEPSSITFFAFSLIEGYISIVMDAETQKKFPSDLLLTSSSGELWRMVRIGGQPLGFDECGIVAQIAGPLAAADISAYYISTFNFDHALVPEDGIGSVIEVLQRRQEGLAS